Part of the Ignavibacterium album JCM 16511 genome, TTATTTTCTCCTGTTCCAACATAAACAACATGAGGATTATTCGGATCGAGAGTTACACAACCAATTGAATGTGAACCGTATGAATCGAATATTGGTTCCCATGTTGTCCCGGAGTTAGTAGTTTTCCACACATTACCACAAGCTACAGCAACATAAAATTCGTGATAGTTGTTTGGATTTACTGCAAAATCAGTTACTCTGCCAGATGTTACTGCAGGTCCAATTGAACGGAATTTTAATCCATTGAAAGTTGAGGACTTGTAAGGCGATTTGTCTTCTTTCTTTTCTTCATTTTGTGAAAAGATTGAAGTTGTCGAAACAATTAGTAGAATTATGAGAATGAAATTTTTTAACTTCATAACTGCTCCGTTGAAATGAATTGAAGTAGATTTTTGATAAATAATGATTGATTTAAAATTACCGTATAATTATTGGAATTCATTATCATTTGTTTGTTTCATACGGACAATGTCTGCAACCGCTTCCGCAGCAGTAACCTCTTTTCAGAAGGAACTCTGCAGTTAGTACAGCAAATCCTGTGTCAGGATCAAAGTAAATATCCTGACCATTTTCGATTGCTTCTTTGTGGAGTTTTATTATTTGCTGATAATTTGGATAGTTGCTGTTTAATCTTGATATCTTGTAGAGTTGATTTTTATCTAAATTCATTATGCCACTTGAATAATTATTAAAAAGCTTATTGACTAAATTCTGTATATTTCGATATAAATTCCTGGAACAAATTTACTAATGCTCAAAAGCTTTTTACAAAAAAATAAGTTCCTTTTGCTGAAATTATTTTTACTTTTACCAGCAATAGCTTTGCTTACCTTTTTCCCTTCATTAAATCAATCTATAAATTTCACAACTGAAAGTGTAATCAAAAACATTTTACCTGAAAAATTACCCGACTCTTCTATAATCCTAATCAAGATAACGAGTGAAGATATTGAAAAAATCGGTCCATGGCCTGTTAAGAGAAGTTATTATGCATTGCTGATTCGTAATCTGAAATCTCTTGGCGTCAGAAAAATTGGTTTGGAAGTTTTTCTTTCTGCAAGGATTACTTCACAAACAGTTTATGATAATCTCCTGGAATCAGAAATTTCAAATGCAGGAAATGTTGTACTCAGTTCCATTGCAGGAGAAATTTATAAAAGAAACGGAGTTTACTTCACCGACTCTTTGAGTTTTCCTACTCCAAAACTTCTTAATGAGTCATTCGAAACAGGACATATCAATTTTATTGGTTCGAAAGAAATAATTGTCCCATCTGAACTAATAAGTTTCAATCAGGTTGAAAAAGCTTTTTCAGTTAAATTATCTGATAAAACACCTGCTGATAAAAACATAATAATAAATTTTGTTTCATCATGGAATAAGTTCAAAAGTTATTCATTGCTTGAG contains:
- a CDS encoding DUF5522 domain-containing protein, giving the protein MNLDKNQLYKISRLNSNYPNYQQIIKLHKEAIENGQDIYFDPDTGFAVLTAEFLLKRGYCCGSGCRHCPYETNK